ACGTTCGTCGCCGTGGCGGTGCTGGTCCTCCTTGCGTGGAGGACCGGCAGCCCCGCGCTGCGCCCCGCGGCCGCGGCGTTCGTCCTGCTCGTGCTGGCTCTGGTGCTCTCGTTCGCGGTCAACGCGCCCATCAACCTCGCGCAGGTCGACTGGAACGCGCAGACGCCCCCGGCGGACTGGGCGGGTATCCGCGACCGCTGGCAGATCGCGCACGGCATCCGGACCGCCTTCTGCGCGATCTCGTTCGGCTTCGTCGGAGTCGCGGTCATCGACCGGCCGTTCGGACGCGCGAGCTGACGCGAGGTCCCCGGCCGGATGCGGCGAAGCCGGTCCACGAGGCCCCGCGCGCTGGGACGCGCCCGTTCCCGGACCACGTCACCGCCGGCTCACCCCCGCCCCTGCGGGCCTCCTTTAATCGACCCCGATGCCTTCCTTAAGAGCAGCCTAAGAACGCCAACTCCCGTCCGTACAATCCGATTCGCCCGGTTCCCGGTCGCTACGGTGCTGCGCATGACCCCCCACGGGCGTCCGCCCCGGACCCCGGGGCTCCCCCTCGCCCCGGGCGTCCGGTTCGACGGGAGCGGGCGTCCCCGACCGAGTGCCGGCTTCCGCTGAACAAGGCGGGCCGCGGCACAGCTAAGGCAGGCACGTGATGACCAGCATGCACCGTCGCAGGGCCAGTTCGACGACCAAGACGATGCGGGGCTTCGTCGCCGCGGGCATGGTGGTGGGCGGCGGATTCCTCTTCTCCGCCACCGCACTCGCCACCCCCACCGCCGCGCCGGGCTCCGACGGGCAGGCGGCCGGCGGCGCGTTCGCGCCGTACGTCGACACCTCGCTCTCCCCGGCCTTCGACCTCGTGGCGACCGCGAAGGACACCGGCGTCGACACCTTCAACCTCGCCTTCCTCACCTCGGGCGGCGGCTGCGATCCCAAGTGGGGCGGCTGGGGGTCCCTCCCACGCCCTCAAGGCAGTGGGGGAGGCGACCTGAACTCCAACGAGGTGGCCGGTCAGATCGACGACCTGCGTGCCGCGGGCGGCGACGTCCGGGTCTCCTTCGGCGGCGCCTCCGGCTCCGAGCTCGCGCTCGCCTGCTCCAGCGCCGACGAGCTCGCCGGGGCCTACGGCAAGGCGATCGACGCCTTCAAGCTCACCAAGGTCGACTTCGACATCGAGGGCTCCGCGCTGCCGAACACGGAGGCCAACACCCGCCGCGCCCAGGCCATCGCCCAGCTCCAGAAGGACCACCCCGACCTGGACGTGTCGTTCACCCTCCCGGTGATGCCCGAGGGTCTCACCCAGCCCGGCACCGACCTGCTCAAGAACGCCAAGGACAACGGTGTCAACGTCTCCGCCGTCAACATCATGGCGATGGACTACGGCCCCTCGTACAGCGACGACATGGCGAAGTACGCCGAGCAGGCCGCCACCGCCGCCCAGGGGCAGATCAAGGACGCGCTCGGGGTCTCCGACAGCGAGGCCTGGCAGAAGGTCGCGATCACCCCGATGATCGGCGTCAACGACGTCAACACCGAGAAGTTCACCGTCGACAACGCCACCGAGCTGGTGAAGTTCGCCCAGGAGAAGGGCGCGGGCTGGCTCTCCATGTGGTCCGCCACCCGTGACAAGCCGTGCGACGGCGGCTCGTCCGGCAGTGCCCAGCCCACCTGCTCCTCGATCGACCAGGACGCCCTCGCGTTCACGAAGGCCTTCGGCGCCTACAAGTGAGCCGGGCCCCGCAACCGGCTCCGTGAGGGCAACCGGCCCCTGAGGCCGACCGATCCCGAGCCAACCGGCCCCTGAGGCCGACCGACCCCTGACCACCACCACCCCCCACAAGTGCGCGCCCCGGCCGGCTTCCCCCCACACGGCCGGGGCGCGCCCCCGTCCGTCAGCCCGTCGGGCCCGAGTGCCAGGTGAAGTCCACCGGCAGCGCACCGCCGCGTGCCAGGTCCGCGTACCACAGGGCGCTCGCCTTGGGGGTGCGGACCTGCGTGGCGTAGTCCACGTACACCGCGCCGAAGCGCTTGCCGTAGCCGTGCGCCCACTCGAAGTTGTCCATCAGGGACCAGAGGTAGTAGCCGCGGACGTCGGCCCCGTCGGCGATGGCGCGGTGCACCGCCTTCAGGTGGCCGTGCAGGTAGGCGATCCGCTCGGGGTCGTTGACCTGGCCGTCGGTCTCCGGCTTGTCGTCGTAGGCGGCGCCGTTCTCGGTGACGTACAGCTCCAGGTCCGGCCGCATCCTGCTGTAGCGCGTGATCAGGTCGTACAGCCCGGTCGGGTCGATGGCCCAGCCCATCTCGGTGCACTCGCCGGGCGGCTGGTGGAAGGTGACCTCGTCGGCGGCCGGCCACGGGGAGTGCTCGCTGACGCCGTGGTTGGTGGCGATCGGCCCGGACGGCGCGTTCGACTTCGCGGACACCAGCACCGGCGTGTAGTAGTTGAGGCCGAGCGCGTCCACCGGCTGGTGGCAGGCGGCGAGGTCGCCGTCCTCGACGAAGCTCCAGTCGGTGAGCGCGGCGGTGTCCGTGAACAGCGAGTCCGGGTAGGCGCCCCGGAGCATCGGGCCGTGGAAGACGCCGTTCGCGAGGTTGTCCACCCGGCGCTGCGCGTCAAGGTCCGCGGGGTCGTCCGTGAGCGGCCTGATGACCTGGGAGTTGAGGCTCAACGCGATGGTGGCCCGG
The nucleotide sequence above comes from Streptomyces sp. TS71-3. Encoded proteins:
- a CDS encoding anthrone oxygenase family protein, translated to MTNALLVKITRYVSLLGSGVVAGGALATLILELALRRLSGPDYVEVRQAEHDWFPWYIGATLGPTFVAVAVLVLLAWRTGSPALRPAAAAFVLLVLALVLSFAVNAPINLAQVDWNAQTPPADWAGIRDRWQIAHGIRTAFCAISFGFVGVAVIDRPFGRAS
- a CDS encoding chitinase; translation: MTSMHRRRASSTTKTMRGFVAAGMVVGGGFLFSATALATPTAAPGSDGQAAGGAFAPYVDTSLSPAFDLVATAKDTGVDTFNLAFLTSGGGCDPKWGGWGSLPRPQGSGGGDLNSNEVAGQIDDLRAAGGDVRVSFGGASGSELALACSSADELAGAYGKAIDAFKLTKVDFDIEGSALPNTEANTRRAQAIAQLQKDHPDLDVSFTLPVMPEGLTQPGTDLLKNAKDNGVNVSAVNIMAMDYGPSYSDDMAKYAEQAATAAQGQIKDALGVSDSEAWQKVAITPMIGVNDVNTEKFTVDNATELVKFAQEKGAGWLSMWSATRDKPCDGGSSGSAQPTCSSIDQDALAFTKAFGAYK
- a CDS encoding GH1 family beta-glucosidase, whose amino-acid sequence is MPESLTFPPGFLWGAATSAYQIEGAVREDGRTPSIWDTFSHTPGKVAFDENGDVAVDHYHRYRDDVAMMAGLGLKAYRFSVSWSRVQPTGRGPAVQRGLDFYRRLVDELLEHGIQPALTLYHWDLPQELEDAGGWPERETAYRFAEYATILGEALGDRVERWMTVNEPWCAAFLGYSSGVHAPGRTDPAASLRAAHHLNLAHGLATSALRSILPARATIALSLNSQVIRPLTDDPADLDAQRRVDNLANGVFHGPMLRGAYPDSLFTDTAALTDWSFVEDGDLAACHQPVDALGLNYYTPVLVSAKSNAPSGPIATNHGVSEHSPWPAADEVTFHQPPGECTEMGWAIDPTGLYDLITRYSRMRPDLELYVTENGAAYDDKPETDGQVNDPERIAYLHGHLKAVHRAIADGADVRGYYLWSLMDNFEWAHGYGKRFGAVYVDYATQVRTPKASALWYADLARGGALPVDFTWHSGPTG